From the genome of Anaplasma ovis str. Haibei, one region includes:
- the hemA gene encoding 5-aminolevulinate synthase, which yields MMDYEKVFLEKIQAIKEEGRYREFTGFRRIPGKFPYAIECQTEKVVTLWCSNDYLGMSQNEHVLSAARDVSVNVGAGGTRNISGTTKEVIELERSLADLHNKPAALAFVCGYVANQASISTILSMIPDIVVFSDEKNHSSMIEGIRSSNRERYIFRHNDVEHLESLLEAAGPGPKIILFESLYSMDGDIAPIREICDLADKYNAITYLDEVHAVGMYGARGGGISEREGLADRISVIQGTLSKAFGVMGGYIAASKGLVDVVRSFAPGFIFTTAISPLIAASARASVEHLKVSNVERERHRQVVQKVKNAMLNAGIEFVMTETHIIPVIVGDAEICREISGALLRDHGIYIQSINYPTVPHGTERLRITPTPFHTDDMIEKLIDGLLQVLHRFSALLVKSCV from the coding sequence ATGATGGATTACGAGAAGGTATTTCTTGAGAAAATACAAGCTATCAAGGAAGAAGGTAGATACAGGGAGTTTACCGGGTTTCGTCGTATTCCAGGGAAGTTCCCATACGCCATTGAGTGCCAGACAGAGAAAGTTGTAACGCTTTGGTGCAGCAATGACTATTTAGGTATGAGTCAGAACGAACACGTGCTATCTGCTGCGCGTGATGTGAGTGTCAATGTTGGGGCTGGTGGGACCAGGAACATTTCTGGCACTACAAAAGAGGTTATAGAACTGGAGCGCTCTCTGGCGGATCTGCACAACAAGCCCGCCGCTCTCGCATTCGTTTGTGGATATGTCGCCAATCAGGCCAGCATCAGCACAATTTTATCTATGATTCCAGACATAGTTGTGTTTTCAGATGAAAAAAATCACTCCTCCATGATTGAGGGTATTCGGTCAAGCAACAGGGAGAGGTACATATTCAGACATAACGACGTAGAACATCTTGAAAGCCTGTTGGAGGCAGCAGGTCCCGGTCCTAAAATCATATTGTTTGAGTCTCTGTACTCCATGGATGGGGACATTGCTCCAATCCGGGAAATTTGCGACCTAGCTGATAAATACAACGCGATCACATATTTGGATGAGGTGCATGCAGTTGGCATGTACGGGGCCCGTGGTGGCGGAATATCAGAACGTGAGGGTTTGGCTGATAGGATCTCAGTAATTCAAGGCACCTTGTCCAAGGCTTTTGGAGTCATGGGTGGGTACATAGCGGCCTCAAAGGGGTTGGTAGATGTGGTGAGGAGTTTTGCTCCGGGCTTTATCTTCACGACCGCGATTTCTCCGTTGATTGCCGCGTCTGCTAGGGCTAGCGTTGAGCATCTGAAGGTTAGCAACGTGGAACGGGAAAGGCATAGACAAGTTGTGCAGAAGGTCAAAAATGCCATGCTGAACGCGGGCATAGAGTTTGTTATGACCGAAACCCACATAATACCAGTCATAGTTGGTGATGCGGAAATCTGTAGAGAAATCTCCGGGGCACTGCTGCGTGACCACGGAATCTACATTCAATCGATCAACTATCCAACCGTGCCACACGGTACGGAGCGGCTTAGAATTACTCCCACTCCGTTTCACACAGATGACATGATAGAAAAGTTGATCGATGGGCTGTTGCAAGTGTTGCATCGGTTTTCTGCGCTGCTAGTCAAAAGTTGCGTGTAG
- a CDS encoding YraN family protein: protein MRSLVGYTGELVVLLLRKIRLHRILHHRYRSPLGEIDLIVQNGQELCFIEVKTSMTSHFHEVPITEKQRQSIIRTAQYFLSRNPQFGEHQISFEVYCVSPKSGVTRFVNTW from the coding sequence ATGCGAAGCTTGGTAGGCTACACCGGAGAGCTAGTAGTCTTGCTGTTGCGCAAGATCCGGCTCCATAGGATACTACATCACAGATACAGATCTCCCTTGGGGGAGATTGATCTTATAGTGCAAAACGGGCAGGAGCTTTGCTTCATTGAGGTAAAAACCAGCATGACCTCACACTTTCATGAGGTGCCAATCACAGAAAAGCAGCGTCAGTCCATCATAAGAACAGCGCAATATTTTCTCTCGCGCAACCCACAGTTCGGCGAGCATCAAATCAGCTTTGAGGTTTATTGCGTTTCTCCCAAAAGCGGGGTGACTCGCTTCGTAAACACATGGTAA
- the secF gene encoding protein translocase subunit SecF, whose protein sequence is MVLRIVPDGVNFDFVGYRKLALLGSFVLLLCSVLLIALKGVTLGTDFTGGMVANFSLDGGRSTVEQVRAALSDAGLSGLSVQGFGDGGQEFMVVFRGATGPSGSGELQHIKNALSSIGAITYKQLDYVGAQVGVAQVIRGVIAVLCSLVGMFLYLCCRFKWQFAVGGVLALVHDVAITMGMVSATGIEFGLPATAGVLMIIGYSVNDSVVIYDRIRELAGSGSMCGKDIGGMINAGINSTLSRTLLTSGTTLLAAVPLILLCEGAVRDLGVIVFCGVIVGTYSSIFISTIPFVSSTKGGVLTRKNEENPA, encoded by the coding sequence ATGGTCTTGCGTATTGTTCCTGACGGCGTCAACTTTGATTTCGTAGGGTATAGAAAGCTTGCTCTACTCGGAAGCTTCGTATTGCTGCTGTGTTCGGTGTTGCTTATCGCACTCAAGGGCGTAACGTTGGGGACTGACTTCACTGGCGGCATGGTCGCTAATTTTTCCCTCGATGGTGGGCGTTCTACTGTAGAGCAGGTACGTGCTGCACTGTCCGACGCAGGGCTTAGCGGGCTTTCAGTGCAGGGTTTTGGAGATGGCGGCCAAGAATTTATGGTTGTCTTCCGTGGCGCTACTGGCCCTAGCGGTTCTGGTGAATTACAACACATAAAAAATGCCCTAAGCAGCATTGGTGCCATAACATACAAGCAGCTAGACTACGTAGGTGCACAGGTTGGTGTTGCCCAGGTGATAAGGGGGGTGATAGCCGTGCTGTGCTCATTGGTTGGGATGTTTTTATATCTGTGCTGCAGATTTAAGTGGCAATTTGCGGTTGGAGGAGTTCTGGCGTTGGTGCATGATGTCGCAATAACAATGGGCATGGTAAGCGCCACTGGCATCGAGTTTGGTCTTCCAGCAACAGCAGGAGTTTTGATGATTATTGGCTACTCAGTCAATGATTCTGTCGTTATATACGATAGAATTAGAGAACTTGCGGGTAGTGGCAGTATGTGTGGCAAGGACATAGGTGGTATGATCAATGCGGGAATAAACTCCACGCTGTCCAGGACCTTACTCACATCCGGTACCACACTACTTGCCGCAGTGCCCTTGATACTGTTATGCGAAGGCGCTGTACGCGATTTGGGCGTGATAGTATTTTGCGGTGTTATTGTGGGCACATATTCGTCCATTTTCATATCCACCATTCCCTTTGTGAGCAGCACAAAGGGGGGGGTTCTAACGCGTAAAAATGAAGAGAACCCTGCATAG
- the mrdA gene encoding penicillin-binding protein 2 encodes MKRTLHRIWALLSASQDWNVKKIYSRRIVLLAALQALAVSVLTFRVYHLQVRCGKKYSMLSDNNRIRKSLIPPIRGKILDRTGIELATCRPAYRVFCVLRHVKNIDELLDTLVQVTKQPILEGAIERIKSKKFATVELYDDISWKQLSDIEFNIYKLPNIYISPFYRRHYPFGASCAHLIGYTRPWSGKSSELSTARREGVTGAEYVYDSILKGTPGVAEHEIDARSRKVKELMLLRCLPGSDVILTVDAPLQQAAFEIMESSRGAVVVLDIPSGDILALCSSPSYDNNLFVNGLSRHAWESMNDSTELPLINRAVALQTEPASTFKIIAALAALRSGAIDMDQQFLCSGSVLVGDRKFRCWNRKGHGLINLEQAITCSCNCYFYNVGRLVDIDEIVGVAQEFGFSEQCNTNLPGEAVGILPNQVWRAENLDGWRLGDTLNVTIGHGYLLATPMQLAVFVARVASGMRVLPRLHMDGQTPAQFSPLEADFAHMECVRHAMFKVVNTPGGTAFKHFARNALPTSVKVAGKTGTVQVFGVGGRRSNNGIFVGYAPYSSPKYAIAAFTESSSASNSVKIARKVFGYMEEQGLFVQGDAALVN; translated from the coding sequence ATGAAGAGAACCCTGCATAGGATATGGGCTCTACTGAGCGCATCACAGGACTGGAACGTAAAAAAAATTTACAGCCGTAGGATCGTACTACTGGCCGCGCTGCAGGCGTTAGCGGTGTCTGTTCTAACATTCAGAGTGTACCACCTTCAGGTACGATGCGGGAAGAAGTATAGTATGCTGTCTGACAACAACAGGATAAGAAAATCACTGATTCCACCCATACGCGGTAAGATCCTGGATAGAACAGGCATAGAGCTCGCAACGTGCAGGCCGGCGTACAGGGTTTTTTGTGTTCTGCGGCACGTAAAGAATATTGATGAGCTGCTCGATACGTTAGTGCAAGTTACCAAACAGCCGATATTAGAGGGTGCTATTGAGCGCATAAAGTCAAAAAAGTTTGCGACCGTTGAGCTGTATGACGACATAAGCTGGAAGCAGCTTTCAGATATCGAGTTCAATATATACAAGTTGCCGAACATTTATATATCACCGTTCTATAGGCGGCATTACCCATTTGGTGCAAGCTGTGCTCACCTCATAGGGTATACAAGACCGTGGTCGGGCAAAAGTAGCGAATTGTCTACAGCAAGACGCGAAGGAGTAACTGGGGCGGAATACGTATACGATAGCATCCTAAAGGGCACTCCGGGAGTTGCAGAACACGAAATTGATGCCCGAAGTAGGAAGGTGAAAGAATTGATGCTGCTGCGCTGCCTACCCGGGAGTGATGTAATTCTTACCGTGGATGCGCCGTTACAACAAGCCGCTTTTGAAATAATGGAGAGCAGCAGAGGGGCGGTTGTGGTGCTGGATATACCAAGCGGTGATATACTTGCATTATGTAGCTCTCCATCGTACGACAATAACCTCTTCGTCAACGGGTTGTCCCGTCATGCTTGGGAGTCAATGAACGATTCCACCGAGCTGCCACTGATTAACCGTGCCGTTGCTCTACAGACCGAGCCCGCCTCTACCTTTAAGATAATTGCCGCGTTGGCTGCCCTACGTAGTGGCGCTATAGACATGGACCAGCAGTTTTTATGTTCGGGTAGCGTACTAGTGGGAGATAGGAAATTCCGTTGCTGGAACAGAAAGGGGCACGGATTAATAAATTTGGAGCAAGCCATTACGTGTTCTTGTAACTGCTATTTCTACAACGTTGGACGCCTGGTTGATATAGATGAAATTGTCGGCGTAGCTCAAGAGTTTGGATTTTCGGAACAGTGCAATACCAATCTACCCGGAGAAGCTGTGGGGATATTGCCAAACCAGGTGTGGCGCGCAGAAAATCTCGATGGTTGGAGATTAGGAGACACACTCAACGTCACAATCGGACATGGCTATCTACTGGCAACTCCCATGCAGCTTGCTGTATTTGTGGCTAGAGTGGCAAGTGGGATGAGAGTGCTACCAAGATTGCACATGGATGGGCAGACTCCTGCTCAGTTTTCCCCTCTGGAAGCGGATTTTGCTCATATGGAGTGCGTGCGCCATGCCATGTTTAAGGTGGTAAACACCCCTGGGGGTACGGCGTTTAAGCATTTTGCGCGTAATGCCCTGCCCACATCTGTGAAGGTTGCAGGAAAAACCGGTACTGTCCAAGTTTTTGGTGTGGGAGGGCGTCGCAGCAATAATGGTATATTCGTGGGGTATGCGCCATATTCATCCCCCAAATACGCAATAGCCGCGTTTACTGAATCCAGTAGCGCAAGCAATTCTGTCAAGATAGCGCGGAAAGTTTTTGGCTACATGGAGGAACAGGGCTTGTTTGTGCAAGGAGATGCTGCCCTGGTTAACTAG
- a CDS encoding class I fructose-bisphosphate aldolase, producing the protein MSLSEQVRHILGCYDGENPGVLTNLARMLLHGRLANTGRLLILPVDQGFEHGPVRSFEANPDACDPHYHFRLALNCGFSAYAAPLGMLECGACAHAGALPLILKLNGSTALSPKGSPPNQAVTASVKDALRLGCVAVGLTIYPGSESFLSMVSEARELIREAKSCGLAVVVWSYPRGGDLSKKGETAIDVVSYAAHIAASIGANIIKVKLPTNHIERDSINCDILSLAQRVAYVKRACFAGRRMVVFSGGSAKSDDELLKEVEAVRAGGGDGSIIGRNSFQRTERDAAALMRSIVEIYS; encoded by the coding sequence ATGAGTCTTAGCGAGCAGGTCAGACATATCCTCGGTTGTTATGATGGTGAAAACCCTGGGGTTCTTACAAACCTTGCCAGGATGCTGCTGCATGGAAGGCTTGCAAACACTGGTAGGTTGCTCATACTACCCGTAGATCAGGGGTTTGAGCATGGCCCTGTTAGGAGTTTTGAGGCCAATCCCGACGCGTGTGATCCGCATTATCATTTCAGGCTCGCCCTCAATTGCGGGTTTAGCGCATACGCGGCTCCCTTGGGGATGCTGGAGTGCGGGGCCTGCGCGCATGCGGGCGCACTTCCTTTAATACTCAAGCTCAATGGCTCTACCGCATTATCTCCTAAAGGGTCGCCGCCAAACCAAGCGGTCACGGCTTCGGTGAAAGATGCCTTGCGTTTAGGGTGTGTCGCTGTAGGACTCACCATCTATCCCGGGTCAGAGTCATTCCTGTCTATGGTGAGTGAGGCCAGGGAGTTGATCAGAGAAGCCAAATCTTGCGGGCTCGCGGTGGTAGTGTGGTCATATCCACGTGGTGGAGACCTATCTAAGAAGGGTGAGACTGCTATAGATGTGGTGTCATATGCTGCGCACATCGCGGCATCTATAGGAGCGAACATTATCAAGGTGAAGCTACCTACAAATCACATTGAGCGTGATAGCATAAACTGTGACATACTGTCGCTTGCGCAGAGAGTTGCTTATGTCAAGAGGGCTTGCTTCGCTGGTAGGAGAATGGTAGTATTCTCGGGTGGCAGCGCGAAGAGCGATGACGAGTTGCTTAAGGAAGTCGAGGCCGTTAGGGCCGGAGGCGGAGACGGCTCCATAATAGGCAGGAACTCTTTTCAAAGAACAGAAAGAGACGCTGCGGCGTTGATGCGTAGCATTGTGGAGATTTACAGCTAG
- a CDS encoding pyruvate dehydrogenase complex dihydrolipoamide acetyltransferase — protein sequence MPVRVLMPALSPTMKSGIVAKWHKKEGDSVKPGDVIADIETDKAVMEFEYVDEPGVLYKILTQEGTRDVPVNQVIAVVRVGDEDVESVEALCNVAHGTDAKGPAADTKAATTAAPPASPHVAASTEKPVQPQPERKRPERGVAYPIPDFVEERKIKATPLAKKLASRLSVDITKISGTGPYGRVVKADILDAAAGGFPSTTGAAGGDVVEVSSMRRVIADRLLESKLTVPHFYLAVDCMVGELLKLRVEINDSCADRGTKITVNDFVLKAAALAMREFPEINSSWEGDRIRYHRNINISFAVSIDGGLITPVVENVDVKSLSEISDITKSLATRAKERKLQPHEFQGGGFTVSNLGMFGVREFYAIINPPQSCIMAVGQSEKRAVVVDGCVVPADVMTVTLSVDHRSVDGVLAAKFLNRFKFYIENPLLMLV from the coding sequence ATGCCAGTTAGAGTATTAATGCCAGCACTCTCTCCAACCATGAAGAGTGGCATTGTGGCTAAGTGGCACAAAAAAGAGGGAGATTCCGTCAAGCCTGGCGATGTGATCGCAGACATAGAAACAGACAAGGCTGTGATGGAGTTCGAGTATGTGGACGAGCCTGGGGTTCTGTACAAGATTCTCACGCAGGAAGGCACGAGAGACGTGCCGGTAAATCAGGTTATAGCTGTAGTAAGAGTGGGGGATGAGGACGTAGAGTCCGTTGAGGCGCTGTGCAATGTTGCACACGGCACAGATGCAAAGGGCCCAGCAGCAGATACGAAGGCAGCCACCACTGCAGCACCACCGGCTAGTCCCCACGTAGCAGCCAGCACAGAAAAACCGGTGCAGCCTCAGCCTGAGCGTAAGCGGCCGGAGAGAGGAGTGGCGTACCCGATACCTGATTTTGTTGAGGAACGCAAAATTAAGGCAACACCGCTTGCCAAAAAGCTCGCTTCCAGGCTTTCGGTGGACATCACCAAAATCTCGGGCACTGGCCCGTACGGCAGGGTAGTCAAGGCTGATATTTTGGATGCAGCAGCTGGCGGCTTCCCCAGTACGACAGGTGCAGCAGGTGGCGATGTTGTGGAAGTCAGCAGCATGCGCAGGGTAATAGCCGACCGGCTATTGGAGTCAAAATTGACGGTGCCGCATTTTTACCTTGCGGTAGACTGCATGGTTGGAGAGCTCTTGAAACTGAGGGTTGAGATTAACGACAGTTGCGCTGATAGGGGCACTAAAATTACGGTCAACGATTTTGTGCTCAAAGCAGCAGCGCTGGCAATGCGGGAATTTCCCGAGATTAATTCCTCCTGGGAAGGCGACAGGATAAGGTACCATAGGAACATAAACATATCATTTGCGGTCTCAATAGATGGGGGGTTGATAACTCCGGTCGTTGAAAATGTCGATGTAAAGTCCCTATCAGAGATATCTGACATCACAAAGAGTCTAGCCACCAGGGCTAAGGAGAGGAAATTGCAGCCCCACGAATTTCAGGGAGGTGGGTTCACCGTATCTAATTTGGGAATGTTCGGGGTGCGTGAATTCTACGCAATCATAAACCCCCCGCAGTCTTGTATCATGGCCGTAGGTCAGTCAGAAAAGCGTGCGGTTGTCGTGGATGGGTGCGTTGTGCCCGCAGATGTTATGACGGTTACGTTGTCCGTGGACCATAGATCAGTAGATGGAGTGCTGGCAGCAAAGTTTTTGAACAGGTTCAAGTTTTACATAGAGAACCCGTTGCTGATGCTGGTATAG
- the guaA gene encoding glutamine-hydrolyzing GMP synthase, with protein MSTIAIVDFGSQVTQLIARRVRELGVYSEVFPPSTNFQAMASCETNIGAFILSGGPNSVQRSRGVPKAVSDVLDLNLQTGVPVLGICYGLQVLAHYFGVDVAQDAAREFGRTQLDVIEPSSITEGVWLAGSKVDVWMSHSDSVIGEVPQGFRVVARSADTGAVALMGNDERRIYGMQFHPEVAHTPGGREMLDNFLKIAGCTRDWTMRSFLHTQIEDIKSATDGGRVVAAISGGVDSSVASVLVHKAIGERLVCVFVDTGLLRKGEVGIVRDLFVDKLNMHVNVLDKSDLFMQRLAGAQDPEVKRKIIGETFIEVFEQEARGLGDIKFLMQGTIYPDVIESGVGGSGAKIKSHHNVGGLPAVMNLSLVEPLRCLFKDEVRLLGKELGLPSAILGRHPFPGPGLAVRIMGEVTAERVELLREIDNIYIDTIRESGLYDHIWQAFAVLVPVRTVGVMGDGRTYGYVCALRAVTSSDGMTADCFPFSEADERKLEFLAVLQKVSRAIVSSLQGVNRVVYDISSKPPATIEWE; from the coding sequence ATGTCTACCATTGCCATAGTTGACTTTGGTTCCCAAGTAACCCAGCTAATAGCCAGAAGGGTTAGGGAGCTAGGCGTATATAGTGAGGTGTTTCCTCCTAGCACGAACTTCCAGGCTATGGCCAGTTGTGAAACCAACATTGGTGCCTTCATTCTTTCCGGGGGCCCAAATTCAGTTCAGCGGTCACGCGGTGTTCCCAAGGCAGTGTCAGACGTGTTGGATCTCAACCTACAAACAGGCGTGCCAGTGCTGGGTATATGTTACGGTTTGCAGGTGCTGGCGCACTATTTTGGGGTTGATGTGGCACAGGATGCGGCCAGGGAGTTTGGCAGAACTCAGCTAGACGTCATTGAGCCCTCGTCTATCACCGAAGGGGTATGGTTGGCAGGCAGTAAGGTGGATGTGTGGATGAGCCATTCTGATAGTGTAATTGGTGAGGTGCCGCAAGGTTTTAGGGTGGTGGCGCGCAGCGCAGATACTGGGGCTGTAGCGCTTATGGGCAACGATGAACGTAGGATTTACGGTATGCAGTTTCACCCAGAGGTGGCTCACACTCCGGGTGGACGCGAGATGTTGGACAACTTCTTAAAGATTGCAGGCTGTACCAGGGATTGGACAATGAGGTCATTCCTACATACCCAAATTGAGGATATAAAGTCCGCTACCGATGGCGGACGCGTGGTAGCAGCTATCAGTGGCGGAGTTGATTCCAGTGTGGCATCAGTGCTGGTTCACAAGGCAATAGGAGAAAGGTTGGTTTGCGTGTTTGTTGATACCGGCTTACTACGCAAGGGCGAGGTTGGTATAGTGCGAGACCTTTTTGTGGACAAGCTCAATATGCACGTGAATGTTCTGGATAAAAGCGACCTATTCATGCAGCGCCTTGCGGGCGCGCAAGACCCGGAGGTGAAGCGTAAGATCATCGGCGAAACATTCATCGAGGTTTTTGAGCAAGAGGCTCGGGGTTTGGGTGATATAAAATTCCTTATGCAGGGAACTATATATCCGGACGTTATAGAGTCAGGCGTAGGAGGATCCGGAGCAAAAATTAAATCGCACCACAATGTCGGTGGGCTTCCTGCAGTTATGAACTTGTCGCTCGTGGAACCGCTTCGGTGCCTGTTTAAAGATGAGGTGCGGTTGTTGGGCAAAGAGCTTGGCCTTCCATCCGCAATACTTGGCAGGCACCCGTTTCCGGGTCCGGGGTTAGCAGTCAGGATTATGGGAGAAGTTACAGCAGAGCGGGTTGAACTGCTGAGAGAAATAGACAACATTTACATAGATACAATACGTGAGAGTGGGTTGTATGACCACATATGGCAGGCGTTTGCAGTTTTGGTGCCCGTGCGCACCGTTGGTGTCATGGGTGATGGTAGAACCTACGGGTATGTGTGTGCGCTCAGAGCAGTAACCTCGAGTGATGGCATGACCGCGGACTGCTTTCCCTTCAGTGAGGCTGACGAGAGAAAGTTGGAGTTTCTTGCGGTTTTACAAAAAGTTAGTAGGGCTATTGTAAGCAGTCTACAGGGGGTGAATAGGGTGGTGTACGATATATCCTCGAAGCCCCCGGCAACGATCGAGTGGGAGTAA
- a CDS encoding citrate synthase: MVEKAVLECGDCKINLPVVRGSDGTLAVDTTGLYRDSKILTYDPGFMSTAACKSEITFIDGDEGVLRYRGYDVADLATADGGFCSIAYLLLHGTMPQERELADFVATVSRGYDVHAQVVDVIRALPRDAHPMAILIASFAALAARYHGANALDPLRSAIVAISQVPGIVANIYRHTSGMPLTEADPNLGYVQNFVHMMFGDLHETRKSIICKALEAIFIMHADHEQNASTATVRATGSAGANLFACLSSGVATLWGPAHGGANEAVVKMLEEIGSPARVGEFIEKVKGKESGVRLMGFGHRVYKNYDPRARIIRDICKETLNGLGADDPLLDVAIALEKAALEDEYFVTRSLYPNVDFYSGIVLRAVGVPVNIFTAFFALARTTGWSAQWYEMVDKQHEGNKICRPRQLYTGKMSAK, translated from the coding sequence ATGGTAGAAAAAGCGGTTTTAGAGTGTGGGGATTGCAAAATAAACCTGCCTGTTGTGCGTGGCAGCGATGGAACACTAGCTGTTGACACAACTGGCCTCTACAGAGATTCCAAAATCCTTACTTACGATCCCGGATTCATGTCTACTGCTGCATGCAAATCCGAGATAACATTCATAGATGGCGATGAGGGTGTGCTTCGTTACAGAGGGTATGATGTCGCTGACCTTGCCACGGCAGATGGTGGATTTTGCAGCATTGCCTACCTACTGTTACACGGGACTATGCCGCAAGAGCGTGAGCTTGCCGACTTTGTTGCCACTGTGAGCCGGGGGTACGATGTACACGCGCAAGTTGTAGACGTAATTCGGGCGTTACCACGTGATGCTCACCCCATGGCTATACTAATTGCGAGTTTTGCAGCTCTTGCCGCCCGCTATCACGGTGCCAATGCTTTAGATCCACTTCGCAGCGCGATTGTGGCCATATCACAGGTACCGGGTATCGTTGCAAACATTTACAGGCACACCTCTGGCATGCCACTCACAGAGGCAGATCCAAACCTGGGGTACGTACAGAACTTCGTGCACATGATGTTTGGTGACTTACACGAAACGCGCAAAAGCATTATCTGCAAGGCGCTGGAAGCCATCTTCATAATGCACGCAGACCACGAGCAGAATGCTTCTACTGCTACGGTAAGAGCAACCGGCTCTGCCGGAGCTAACCTTTTTGCGTGCTTAAGTTCGGGTGTAGCAACCTTATGGGGCCCGGCTCATGGTGGTGCGAATGAAGCAGTTGTGAAGATGCTTGAGGAAATTGGTAGCCCCGCACGAGTTGGTGAGTTTATTGAGAAAGTGAAAGGGAAAGAGAGCGGAGTGAGACTCATGGGCTTTGGCCACAGAGTCTACAAGAACTATGATCCAAGAGCCCGTATCATCCGGGATATATGCAAAGAAACGCTAAATGGGCTTGGCGCGGATGACCCACTGCTGGATGTGGCAATTGCGCTGGAAAAGGCGGCTCTGGAAGACGAATATTTCGTCACACGCTCCCTGTACCCCAATGTTGACTTTTACTCCGGTATTGTGCTAAGGGCGGTTGGAGTGCCAGTGAACATATTTACTGCGTTTTTTGCTCTGGCGAGAACCACCGGATGGTCTGCCCAATGGTATGAAATGGTGGATAAACAACATGAGGGCAACAAAATATGCCGTCCACGCCAACTTTATACGGGCAAGATGAGCGCAAAATAA
- the gshA gene encoding glutamate--cysteine ligase produces MLEDVLERRAAAVEDWFADWFSRYPAVLSTSVDVRSSGYKIAPVDVNFFPAGYNNFGVDARQRAKSAFLEYLSRYLGSKVLIVVESHTRNKKYVDSVIALRDMLGESGFQLEVGVCGIAEDMSVLSSTGATLDVRALVNCGGEVSTTSGFVPDLIILNNDLTSGIPGVLDGIIAQRMIPPPHLGWFNRRKSRYFSIYSEVAEKFCTEFGIDKWGVCTLFVHCQDVDFVSKKGIDNVASGVEDLISKIGEKFRFYGLNCTPHVFIKADNGTYGMGVIEVYSGEDVLNMNKKNRNKMRKIKENNPVESVVLQEGVPTNEVFCNHAAEPLLYCIGAEPVCYLCRYNATRSKFENLNAPGCGFADVGSGIAEEKRRVWRTVGKLAILAAAVEAEEIESAYLNGGLS; encoded by the coding sequence ATGCTTGAGGACGTGCTTGAGCGTCGTGCAGCAGCGGTTGAAGACTGGTTCGCCGACTGGTTCTCCAGATACCCTGCGGTTCTGAGCACATCCGTAGATGTTCGCAGCTCAGGATACAAGATAGCCCCGGTTGATGTTAACTTCTTCCCGGCAGGGTACAACAACTTTGGTGTGGATGCAAGGCAGAGGGCGAAGTCTGCATTTTTGGAATACCTATCTCGGTATCTTGGGTCTAAGGTGCTGATTGTGGTTGAAAGCCACACCAGGAACAAGAAATACGTTGATAGCGTTATAGCACTTAGAGACATGCTTGGTGAATCTGGATTTCAGCTCGAGGTAGGTGTCTGCGGCATCGCCGAAGATATGAGCGTGCTGTCATCCACAGGTGCTACGCTAGACGTCAGAGCCCTAGTAAATTGTGGGGGCGAGGTGAGCACAACCTCTGGATTTGTGCCGGACCTCATCATACTAAACAACGATCTTACCAGTGGCATCCCGGGCGTACTTGATGGCATTATAGCGCAACGCATGATACCCCCGCCTCATTTGGGCTGGTTTAACAGGCGTAAGTCCAGATACTTTAGCATATACAGCGAAGTGGCGGAAAAGTTCTGTACGGAATTTGGAATAGATAAATGGGGGGTCTGCACGCTTTTTGTGCACTGCCAGGATGTGGATTTTGTCAGCAAGAAAGGCATTGACAACGTTGCCAGTGGAGTTGAGGATCTGATATCCAAAATTGGAGAAAAATTTCGCTTTTACGGACTGAACTGTACTCCACATGTTTTCATCAAAGCGGATAATGGAACCTATGGCATGGGCGTAATAGAGGTGTACAGCGGGGAAGACGTGCTAAACATGAACAAAAAAAATCGCAACAAAATGCGCAAGATTAAGGAAAACAACCCAGTAGAGAGTGTAGTTTTGCAAGAAGGTGTCCCCACCAATGAGGTGTTTTGCAACCACGCGGCAGAGCCGTTGTTGTATTGTATAGGGGCGGAGCCCGTGTGTTACCTGTGCAGATATAACGCTACTAGGAGCAAGTTCGAGAATCTAAACGCTCCCGGATGTGGGTTTGCTGATGTGGGATCTGGCATAGCGGAGGAGAAAAGGCGCGTTTGGCGGACAGTGGGCAAACTCGCGATTCTAGCTGCGGCTGTAGAGGCGGAAGAGATAGAAAGCGCCTACCTAAATGGTGGGTTGTCATAA